The Butyrivibrio fibrisolvens genome window below encodes:
- a CDS encoding DUF523 domain-containing protein, protein MVIAISACLLGENCKYNGGNNCSEKVRAFCEDHKVIPICPEVMGGLPTPRVPAEIVNGVVTNREGKVVDKEFRSGAEAAFKKIMDSGAQVCILQSRSPSCGVKEVYDGSFTGKKIPGMGVFAQMVSETSIKLIDVEDLD, encoded by the coding sequence ATGGTCATTGCTATTAGCGCATGCCTTTTAGGTGAGAACTGCAAATATAACGGTGGAAATAACTGCAGCGAGAAAGTCAGGGCTTTCTGTGAAGATCATAAAGTGATTCCTATATGTCCTGAAGTAATGGGAGGACTTCCTACTCCAAGGGTTCCGGCTGAGATAGTGAACGGAGTTGTTACCAACAGAGAAGGCAAGGTTGTTGATAAAGAATTCAGATCCGGAGCAGAGGCAGCATTTAAGAAGATTATGGATTCTGGTGCGCAGGTTTGTATTCTTCAGTCAAGAAGCCCAAGCTGCGGAGTAAAAGAGGTTTACGATGGCTCTTTTACAGGAAAGAAGATCCCTGGCATGGGAGTCTTTGCGCAGATGGTTAGTGAAACTTCGATTAAGCTGATTGACGTGGAGGACTTGGACTGA
- the crcB gene encoding fluoride efflux transporter CrcB — translation MNFLFVALGGALGAVARYAISLIPVKTYFPILTLITNIIGAILIGFVVGIASNRESVSDNTILFWKTGVCGGFTTFSTFSLEAFNLFEKKQYMNGGLYVALSCCCCIFGILCGKKLATIIKL, via the coding sequence ATGAATTTTCTATTTGTAGCACTTGGTGGTGCCTTGGGTGCAGTAGCGCGATATGCAATAAGTCTGATTCCTGTTAAGACTTATTTTCCGATATTAACTCTGATTACAAATATCATCGGTGCCATACTAATTGGATTCGTTGTTGGAATTGCCAGTAATCGAGAAAGTGTATCTGATAATACCATTCTTTTCTGGAAGACAGGGGTGTGCGGAGGTTTTACCACGTTCTCTACATTTTCCCTTGAAGCTTTTAATTTGTTTGAGAAGAAACAATATATGAATGGCGGATTATATGTAGCACTAAGTTGTTGTTGCTGCATATTTGGAATTCTATGTGGAAAGAAACTTGCGACGATAATTAAACTTTGA
- a CDS encoding GNAT family N-acetyltransferase — MIRKAEPKDISRIAEILVFTKRMKYRSIFHNDDYSFNELQVVKVANEFKDSELLNKVWVYDDGIVKGMMHLEGKEISELYVDYFFWNQGIGAQLLEFAKEKYDSRHLWTLEKNKEAIHFYKTHGFKLNGKRQLEEGTPEYIVMLERD, encoded by the coding sequence GTGATAAGAAAAGCAGAACCAAAAGATATATCAAGAATTGCCGAAATCCTGGTGTTTACAAAAAGAATGAAGTACAGATCAATATTTCATAATGATGATTACTCTTTTAACGAGTTGCAGGTAGTAAAGGTCGCCAATGAATTCAAGGATTCTGAACTTCTCAATAAAGTTTGGGTATATGATGATGGCATAGTTAAGGGAATGATGCATCTGGAGGGAAAAGAAATTTCGGAATTATATGTAGATTACTTCTTTTGGAACCAAGGCATAGGAGCCCAATTGTTAGAGTTCGCAAAAGAAAAATATGATAGCAGACACCTATGGACGCTGGAGAAGAACAAAGAAGCTATACATTTTTACAAGACACATGGATTTAAGCTTAACGGAAAAAGACAATTAGAAGAAGGCACACCTGAATATATCGTGATGCTAGAGCGAGACTGA
- a CDS encoding GNAT family N-acetyltransferase, with translation MDIVYKRLSENELNRIIRMRIDQLTEEYTSEGKTVPNDVNLEEALLDFYKRNMAAGTYISWLAFDGDKIVGTSGMSFAEKPPYFTCPSGKLGILSSMYTDPNYRRLGIATELLDRVVKEAKEYGCGTIYITASNMGVKLYESYGFKHNGNFMQYNF, from the coding sequence ATGGATATTGTTTATAAAAGATTATCAGAGAACGAATTAAACAGGATCATAAGAATGAGAATAGATCAACTGACAGAAGAATACACATCAGAGGGAAAAACTGTACCGAATGATGTAAATCTTGAAGAGGCTTTGCTGGATTTTTATAAAAGAAATATGGCTGCCGGAACCTATATTTCCTGGCTGGCATTTGATGGAGATAAGATAGTCGGAACAAGTGGTATGTCCTTCGCGGAAAAACCGCCATACTTCACATGCCCTTCAGGGAAATTAGGTATCTTGTCCAGCATGTATACCGATCCGAACTATAGGAGGTTGGGAATCGCTACAGAGTTACTGGACAGGGTAGTAAAAGAGGCAAAAGAATATGGCTGCGGAACAATCTATATTACAGCATCGAATATGGGTGTGAAGTTGTACGAATCATATGGATTTAAGCATAACGGAAATTTCATGCAGTATAATTTTTGA
- a CDS encoding GNAT family N-acetyltransferase, whose product MKMLTNKEIKEIAMRQSAEDIGCKAEDFLSEKNIICKFHLGDNARRYYKEPITCNFVSYGNNVVAATMGEVEDLVSEYVDKYEFYHLFETPNMHWLEERLAERGYKICFMAEYYLPDVERIPNEQCLYETRILEQDDFKDLYLPEWSNALCSDRKNLDVLGVGAYDKDNLVGFAACSADCDDMWQIGVDVLPEYRQKGIASALTSRLAKEILERGKVPFYCSAWSNIRSARNAAKSGFAPAWVEMTIKPANIVDEINSEAGK is encoded by the coding sequence ATGAAAATGCTAACAAATAAAGAGATTAAAGAAATTGCAATGAGACAATCCGCTGAAGATATAGGATGTAAAGCGGAGGATTTTTTATCTGAGAAAAATATAATCTGTAAGTTTCATTTGGGAGATAATGCACGCAGGTATTATAAAGAACCAATCACCTGTAACTTTGTTTCTTATGGTAATAATGTTGTAGCTGCCACAATGGGCGAAGTGGAAGATCTGGTTTCTGAATACGTAGATAAATATGAGTTCTACCATCTTTTTGAGACTCCCAATATGCACTGGCTTGAGGAACGTCTTGCAGAGCGTGGGTACAAGATATGTTTTATGGCGGAGTACTATCTTCCTGATGTGGAGAGGATTCCCAATGAACAATGCTTATATGAAACAAGAATACTTGAACAGGATGACTTTAAGGACTTATATCTACCTGAGTGGAGTAATGCGCTATGCAGTGATCGTAAAAATTTGGATGTTCTGGGAGTTGGAGCCTATGACAAGGATAATCTGGTAGGATTTGCTGCATGTTCAGCTGATTGTGATGACATGTGGCAGATAGGGGTAGATGTTCTTCCTGAGTACAGACAAAAAGGAATAGCATCTGCTCTTACAAGCAGGTTGGCAAAAGAAATACTTGAAAGAGGAAAGGTGCCATTTTACTGTTCTGCATGGTCAAATATAAGATCAGCTAGAAATGCAGCGAAGAGTGGATTTGCTCCGGCATGGGTTGAGATGACTATAAAACCAGCAAATATAGTTGATGAGATTAATTCAGAGGCGGGTAAATAA
- a CDS encoding GNAT family N-acetyltransferase produces the protein MNFRKATIEDLDILVATRIEVLRAANRLDASIDMSEVERQSRDYYSKAMADGSHTAYLVFDEDKFIGAGGVSYYRVMPTYHNTSGEKAYIMNMYTASDYRRQGIAYKTLDLLVQDAKSRGIKAISLEATEMGRPLYEKYGFVKMNDEMELR, from the coding sequence ATGAATTTCAGAAAGGCAACAATAGAAGATCTGGATATACTTGTCGCCACAAGAATAGAAGTTTTGAGGGCAGCAAATAGGCTTGATGCAAGCATTGATATGTCAGAGGTAGAGCGGCAATCCAGAGATTACTATTCTAAAGCTATGGCTGATGGCTCACATACAGCATATCTGGTGTTTGACGAGGACAAATTTATAGGTGCCGGCGGAGTGAGCTATTACAGAGTAATGCCAACATATCATAATACATCAGGTGAAAAAGCATACATCATGAATATGTACACGGCATCTGATTATCGCAGGCAGGGAATAGCTTATAAGACTTTGGACCTTCTTGTACAGGATGCAAAGAGTAGAGGAATCAAAGCAATCTCTCTTGAAGCTACTGAGATGGGAAGACCTCTGTATGAGAAGTATGGCTTTGTAAAAATGAATGATGAAATGGAACTTAGGTAA
- a CDS encoding Crp/Fnr family transcriptional regulator gives MNLEGIEKSRLFQGMTAKELSSCLDFLDAKEKRFRKDDVILHAGEQTSQIGMVLSGSVTVESNDIWGNRTVLSHVGKNQYFAETYALLGEVLLVDVRANEESRILFCNIKNLLEDSKKSSPWKEKLLKNILIISSQKNLILSGRSFYTSSKSCRGRLLSYLNAIALQTDSREFDIPFNRQQLADYLNLERTNMSKELSRIQDEGLIEYRESHFKLLKAD, from the coding sequence ATGAATCTTGAAGGTATAGAAAAAAGCAGACTGTTCCAGGGAATGACAGCAAAAGAGCTATCCTCGTGCCTTGACTTCCTGGATGCAAAGGAAAAGAGATTCCGAAAAGACGATGTGATCCTCCATGCCGGAGAACAGACTTCCCAAATAGGCATGGTGCTTTCTGGTAGTGTTACTGTTGAAAGCAATGACATCTGGGGCAACCGAACTGTATTAAGCCATGTGGGTAAGAACCAGTACTTTGCCGAGACCTATGCTCTTCTTGGTGAAGTCCTTCTGGTTGATGTCAGAGCAAATGAGGAAAGCCGTATTCTCTTTTGCAATATAAAGAACCTTCTTGAAGATAGCAAAAAGAGCTCTCCCTGGAAGGAAAAGCTCCTTAAAAATATACTTATCATCTCATCACAAAAGAACCTTATCCTCTCCGGACGAAGCTTTTATACTTCTTCCAAGAGCTGCCGCGGACGCCTCCTGTCTTATCTCAATGCCATTGCACTACAGACTGACTCCAGAGAATTTGATATTCCATTCAACAGACAACAGCTTGCTGATTATCTGAACCTTGAGCGCACCAATATGTCAAAAGAACTCTCACGCATACAAGATGAAGGGCTTATAGAGTATAGAGAAAGTCATTTCAAGCTTCTTAAGGCTGATTAG
- a CDS encoding ATP-binding protein, protein MVRKIIKIDEEKCNGCGICASACHEGAIDIVNGKAKLVRENFCDGFGDCLPGCPMGAISFEEREAPAYDEAAVKAAQEKKGLDKDMHQCENKMMNEMEQHAAGHGCPGSKFMTLKRSNQEDNDPSQDMISRMSSHPSRLMQWPCQIKLLPTQANFYNGAKLLIAADCTAYAYANMHEEFMKGKVTMIGCPKLDDGDYTEKLTEIISNNDIASVTIVRMEVPCCGGLQRAAENAIKNSGKFLPWHVVTISRNGEVLD, encoded by the coding sequence ATGGTAAGAAAGATAATAAAGATCGACGAAGAAAAGTGCAATGGCTGTGGTATTTGCGCTAGCGCATGCCACGAAGGAGCTATTGATATTGTGAATGGAAAAGCAAAGCTAGTAAGAGAGAACTTTTGCGATGGATTTGGGGACTGTTTGCCGGGCTGTCCTATGGGAGCGATTTCTTTTGAAGAAAGGGAAGCGCCTGCTTATGATGAAGCAGCAGTAAAGGCAGCACAGGAAAAGAAAGGATTGGATAAGGATATGCATCAGTGCGAGAACAAGATGATGAATGAAATGGAACAACATGCTGCTGGACATGGATGTCCGGGGTCAAAATTTATGACGCTTAAGAGAAGCAACCAGGAAGACAATGATCCCAGTCAGGACATGATTTCAAGAATGAGCTCACATCCCTCAAGACTGATGCAGTGGCCATGTCAGATAAAACTTTTGCCGACGCAGGCAAATTTTTATAATGGGGCCAAGCTCCTCATTGCAGCTGACTGCACAGCATACGCCTATGCAAACATGCACGAGGAGTTCATGAAGGGGAAGGTTACAATGATAGGATGCCCAAAGCTGGATGATGGCGACTACACAGAAAAGCTGACAGAAATCATATCAAATAACGACATCGCTAGCGTGACCATAGTAAGGATGGAGGTTCCATGCTGCGGAGGACTCCAGAGGGCCGCAGAGAATGCTATAAAGAACAGTGGAAAGTTCCTTCCCTGGCATGTTGTAACCATCTCTCGTAACGGAGAGGTACTTGATTAA
- a CDS encoding ATP-binding cassette domain-containing protein: protein MSLNKKVITLENASKVYDGKYVINNISHEFAQGESIALCGHNGCGKSTMLKLLASIVSLSSGKIVYQKKLKFGYVPEKFPGMEISMIDYLQGIARIERVDFSIVNELISEFYLESMIKTRLNKLSKGSLQKVGVIQAILAPRDVIFLDEPLSGQDADSQKLFITKMNELRNKGVTIFMACHEKMLINELSDKVYTIDKGKLMEVKNPGELQYLVYVRKCPKLQAWLGMKSNGDRYEITAKEAVLKEMVLKLYDEGWEIVGIEKLD, encoded by the coding sequence ATGAGTCTAAACAAAAAAGTAATTACACTTGAAAATGCCTCAAAGGTATATGATGGTAAGTATGTGATAAATAATATTTCACATGAATTTGCCCAAGGAGAATCCATAGCATTATGTGGACATAATGGATGTGGCAAAAGTACAATGCTTAAGCTATTAGCTAGCATTGTTTCGTTAAGCTCTGGAAAAATAGTGTATCAAAAGAAACTTAAATTCGGTTATGTACCTGAAAAGTTTCCAGGTATGGAAATATCGATGATTGATTATCTTCAAGGCATTGCCAGGATAGAAAGAGTGGATTTTTCGATAGTGAATGAACTGATCAGTGAATTCTACTTGGAATCCATGATCAAAACAAGATTAAACAAACTATCGAAGGGAAGCCTTCAAAAAGTAGGAGTTATTCAGGCTATTCTTGCACCGCGGGATGTGATTTTTCTTGATGAACCTCTTTCAGGTCAGGATGCAGACTCTCAGAAACTGTTTATAACAAAAATGAATGAATTGAGGAACAAGGGAGTTACGATCTTCATGGCTTGTCATGAGAAGATGCTGATAAATGAGTTGTCTGACAAGGTCTATACGATAGATAAAGGAAAACTCATGGAAGTAAAGAACCCAGGAGAGTTACAATATTTGGTCTATGTTAGAAAATGCCCCAAGCTACAAGCTTGGCTTGGTATGAAAAGTAATGGTGATAGGTATGAAATTACGGCAAAGGAAGCAGTGTTAAAGGAAATGGTGCTAAAACTATACGATGAGGGTTGGGAAATTGTTGGGATTGAGAAACTTGATTGA
- a CDS encoding helix-turn-helix transcriptional regulator gives MENYVEKLRKERGLNQEEFAKIIRVSRQTISSIENGKYNPSLDLAFTIADYFGMAIEDIFIHKGGGNDENK, from the coding sequence TTGGAAAATTATGTAGAGAAGCTGCGGAAGGAACGCGGTTTAAACCAGGAGGAATTTGCTAAAATAATCCGAGTTTCCAGGCAGACGATCAGTTCAATCGAGAATGGTAAGTATAATCCATCGCTTGATCTCGCGTTTACCATAGCAGATTATTTTGGAATGGCAATTGAAGATATTTTTATTCATAAGGGAGGTGGAAACGATGAAAATAAGTGA